DNA from Candidatus Binatota bacterium:
AACTTCCTGCCGACCTTCGCGATGGGCAAGATGGTAGGCGAGATTGCCCATACCGTAGGCCACCAGGCGCGCGGCGTCCTGCTCGCAGCGCCGGAACAAGTGTGCGTCGATGGTCGACGCCGTGGCGGCGACACGGTAAACGCCGAGCAGCAGGCTGCCGACCAGCAGGTTGATACCGATCGAGCCTTCGATGTAATTGTCGGCCATGAGCAGCTCCTTCAAGGCCTGCTGCACGTTAGCGCTCGCGCGCTTGAGCCCACCCGAGCTGAGCGCGCGCTTGCGAAAGACCTCCACCGCGCGGGCCTGGTCCATCATCTGCGCACAGAGCAGGCTTTTGAGCTCGAGGAACTCCTGGTTGACCAGGTAGACCCAACGCGAAGGAAACTCCATGACCACCAGCGACACTTCGCTCAACGTGGTGCACAGCTGGCACATCGAGGCGGTCACCGCCGGATCGAAGTCGGTGGCCGCCAGCGCCTTCCAGTCGATGTCTACCGCGGGAGCCCAGCGGCGAGACTTTGATTCCTCGTATAGCTCGCCGATGTTATCTGCCCAGATGTCCGACTTGCGGTTCTCGGTATAGCCCATGTCGGGTAGCCCCGGCACCAGCACGGAGCCGCGCGCTGCCATGGAGTAGTTGTGGCGAACGAACTCGGGCAGCAGGTCCCAGGAATAGGCGCCCTTACTGCAGTCCTCGTAGGTCAATCCGCGCCTCGGGTCCGACGGTGTACAGCGCACCCGGTCGGTCTCGATCTCGTACCAGTCGAGTATCAGCTTGCCCTCTCCGAACTCCGTGCCGCGCTTGATAGCCTCGGGGTCGTCAAAGTACTGGCGGTCGGCAAAGTAGGCCACTTCAGATAGCCCCCTGCGCGGCGAGCCCCTGCTTGGTCAACTCGTATACTTCGTGCAGGCGACTGCGTTCCCTGCGGTCGGTGAGCCCGCACTTGTCGAGCCTCTCGAAGTATTCCTCGGTCTGCCTCATCTGGAACATGCCGGTTATGACCATGCCCTTGTCAATGTTCTCCTTCTTCAGCCCCTTGCCCGAGAGGATGACGAAAGGCTCAAAAACCTCGTTGGCAAAGATCGATCCGAAGAGAAAATTCTCGGCCTCCTCGAGATGGGCGTGCAAGGTTTCGCGGCACTCGGGGTTGTGTTTCATGAGCCACTTCAGGTGTTGCATGCCGTAGCCCACGTGGCGAGCCTCGTCCTGCATCACCAGGCGAAACATCTTCTTGTCGGCGTCGGTGGGACTGATGTACTCGCTGAAGCGAAACAGGGTAAGCACGTTACCCTCGGCCTGCAGGTGCAGGGTGACCGATGCCTCCGAGAAGGTCTCGGCGTCGCGCAGAAACTTGAGGTTGTATTCGTTCTGTACGCTGGCGCGCATCAGCCCGTAGCCGGTAGACAACGCGCGCTTGCGAAAGATCTCGGCGTGGCGCGCCTCGTCCATGGCCTGCAAGGCGATGAAGTTCTTCACCTCGATGAAGTCGGCGTTGACCTGGCCCATCCACTTGGCAGGCACATCGGTTGCGATCATCTCCACCTCGGTGAGAAAGGTGAGCAGCTGGGCGTAGGCCTTGCCTATTTCCTCGGGAAGCTCGGCCTCCTGCAGTTCGGCCCAGGGAATGTCCGTGGTGGCGTCCCACTGCCGACTCATGGCTTCCTCTACGTAGCCCTCCACGTTGTATGCCCACACGTCCGAGCTGCGATTGACGCCTGCCTGCATGTCGGGAACCCCGTCGGGAATCTCGGCGCCGCGCGGTGCGTAGCAGCGATTTTCGCGCACGACGTCGGGGAGCTCGGAGAAACCGTAGCCGTCGACGTCCAGGTCGCGAAACGTGAGCCCGCGTCGCTCGTTGGCCGACGTGCAATGGACTTCCTTGGTGGCCGCATCCATCCAGGACAGGTCGAGCTCACCCGTGCGCATGCTGTAGAGGTACTTGTCGACAAACTCGTTGTCGTCGAGAAAATGACTGGTGGCGAGATAGCTCATGATGCGTACTCGATCTCCAGGCCGGCAGCCAGGTCGAAGTACTCCTGTATGCTCTCCGAAAACCTGAACAGCTTGTCGTGTCGCTCGGGGTCGTCGTAGATCACTTTCATGCCCTCTCCAAAATGCGTGAGCGTGTTGATTCCGTGGTCGGTGTCGGCGCCACCGTTGGACTGGATGTTGCGCAGCATGTCCTGCCACTGGGCGATGTCGGCCTCGAGCACGAAGTCGGGATCCTCACCTTCAAGGTTGTCTATCTCGCGCGCGCCCATGCACTCGTAGACCTCGAAGTTGAGCAGGTAGTTGCGGCGCTGCTCGCCCGGTCCCACGACCGTGACACCAAAGGTCGTGTCAAAGTAACCCAGCTTGGTGAAACGGTCCTGCTCCTGGGCCATGCGAGCGTTGAGCGCCTCGAAAAAACTGGCGGACGGAAAATCTACTTTCATCGTGGGCTCCTACGGCCCACGAAGAATATCCACCACCCTACCCCATGCAAGAGGACCGGGTAGCTGGCCGCACACCGGG
Protein-coding regions in this window:
- a CDS encoding ferritin-like domain-containing protein yields the protein MSYLATSHFLDDNEFVDKYLYSMRTGELDLSWMDAATKEVHCTSANERRGLTFRDLDVDGYGFSELPDVVRENRCYAPRGAEIPDGVPDMQAGVNRSSDVWAYNVEGYVEEAMSRQWDATTDIPWAELQEAELPEEIGKAYAQLLTFLTEVEMIATDVPAKWMGQVNADFIEVKNFIALQAMDEARHAEIFRKRALSTGYGLMRASVQNEYNLKFLRDAETFSEASVTLHLQAEGNVLTLFRFSEYISPTDADKKMFRLVMQDEARHVGYGMQHLKWLMKHNPECRETLHAHLEEAENFLFGSIFANEVFEPFVILSGKGLKKENIDKGMVITGMFQMRQTEEYFERLDKCGLTDRRERSRLHEVYELTKQGLAAQGAI